One Streptomyces sp. V4I8 genomic window carries:
- a CDS encoding response regulator transcription factor: MTRVLLAEDDASISEPLARALRREGYEVEVREDGPTALDAGMQGGIDLVVLDLGLPGMDGLEVARRLRAEGHAVPVLILTARADEVDTVVGLDAGADDYVTKPFRLAELLARVRALLRRGAAEPQQPPATHGVRIDVESHRAWMGDEELQLTAKEFDLLRVLVRDAGRVVTRDQLMREVWDTTWWSSTKTLDMHISWLRKKLGDDAANPRYIATVRGVGFRFEKS; the protein is encoded by the coding sequence ATGACCCGTGTACTGCTCGCCGAGGACGACGCGTCCATTTCGGAGCCGCTGGCCCGCGCACTGCGCCGGGAAGGGTACGAGGTCGAGGTGCGGGAGGACGGCCCCACCGCACTCGACGCAGGAATGCAGGGCGGAATCGACCTGGTCGTGCTGGACCTCGGTCTCCCCGGCATGGACGGCCTGGAGGTGGCCCGCCGACTGCGTGCCGAGGGCCACGCCGTGCCGGTCCTCATCCTGACCGCGCGCGCCGACGAGGTGGATACCGTGGTCGGCCTGGACGCGGGGGCCGACGACTACGTCACCAAGCCGTTCCGGCTCGCCGAGCTGCTCGCGCGGGTCCGGGCCCTGCTCCGGCGCGGCGCCGCCGAGCCGCAGCAGCCGCCCGCCACGCACGGGGTGCGGATCGACGTCGAGTCGCACCGGGCGTGGATGGGGGACGAGGAACTCCAGCTCACGGCAAAGGAGTTCGACCTGCTGCGAGTGCTCGTGCGCGACGCGGGGCGGGTCGTCACCCGGGACCAGCTGATGCGCGAGGTCTGGGACACGACCTGGTGGTCGTCGACCAAGACGCTCGACATGCACATCTCCTGGCTGCGCAAGAAGCTGGGCGACGACGCGGCGAACCCCCGCTACATCGCCACGGTGCGGGGCGTGGGCTTCCGCTTCGAGAAGAGCTGA
- the purE gene encoding 5-(carboxyamino)imidazole ribonucleotide mutase produces the protein MSTAAAPVVGIVMGSDSDWPVMEAAAQALDEFEIAYEVDVVSAHRMPREMVTYGEQAAERGLKVIIAGAGGAAHLPGMLASVTPLPVIGVPVPLKYLDGMDSLLSIVQMPAGVPVATVSVAGARNAGLLAARILAAHDEDLLQRMREFQQELNDQATEKGKRLRAKVEGASGFGFGSGK, from the coding sequence ATGAGTACCGCTGCCGCCCCCGTCGTGGGCATCGTCATGGGTTCGGACTCCGACTGGCCCGTCATGGAGGCCGCCGCCCAGGCCCTGGACGAGTTCGAGATCGCGTACGAGGTCGACGTCGTCTCCGCGCACCGTATGCCGCGCGAGATGGTCACGTACGGCGAGCAGGCGGCCGAGCGCGGCCTGAAGGTGATCATCGCCGGGGCCGGGGGCGCCGCCCACCTCCCCGGCATGCTGGCCTCGGTCACGCCGCTGCCGGTCATCGGTGTCCCGGTCCCGCTGAAGTACCTCGACGGCATGGACTCCCTGCTCTCCATCGTGCAGATGCCGGCGGGCGTCCCGGTCGCCACCGTCTCCGTGGCCGGCGCGCGCAACGCCGGTCTGCTCGCCGCCCGCATCCTCGCCGCCCACGACGAGGACCTGCTCCAGCGGATGCGCGAGTTCCAGCAGGAACTGAACGACCAGGCCACCGAGAAGGGCAAGCGGCTGCGCGCCAAGGTCGAGGGCGCGAGCGGTTTCGGCTTCGGCTCGGGGAAGTGA
- a CDS encoding ATP-binding protein translates to MRRRLIQSTLAVVLVVIAVFGVSLVIVETRTITSTAQERVDTEAVRLASIVDSRLLGEQTVDAVVLRDQVQGDRYAEIRIPGKPLIEVGTKPTGDVISAHETGEEGETVTVLEPRSSVTREVGRTLLIIGAVALLAVIAAVLLAVRQANRLASPLTDLAETAERLGSGDPRPRHKRYGVHELDRVADVLDSSAERIARMLTAERRLAADASHQLRTPLTALSMRLEEITLTDDPDTVKEEATIALTQVERLTDVVERLLTNSRDPRNGSAVTFDLDEVIQQQLAEWRPAYRSAGRAIVSSGKRHLEAVGTPGAVAQVLAALIENSLMHGGGTVALRTRVTGNQAVIEVTDEGPGIPADLGARIFERAISGRNSTGIGLAVARDLAEADGGRLEMLQTKPPVLALFLSRTPPPKPSQESGQTVR, encoded by the coding sequence ATGCGCCGCCGACTGATTCAGTCCACCCTCGCCGTCGTTCTCGTCGTGATCGCTGTCTTCGGCGTGTCACTGGTCATCGTCGAGACGCGGACGATCACCAGCACCGCCCAGGAGCGGGTGGACACCGAGGCGGTGCGGCTGGCCAGCATCGTGGACAGCCGCCTGCTCGGCGAACAGACCGTGGACGCCGTGGTGCTCCGCGACCAGGTCCAGGGGGATCGTTACGCCGAGATCCGGATCCCGGGCAAACCGTTGATCGAGGTGGGCACCAAGCCCACCGGAGACGTCATCAGCGCCCACGAGACGGGCGAGGAGGGCGAGACGGTCACCGTGCTGGAGCCGCGCTCGTCGGTGACGCGCGAGGTCGGCCGTACGTTGCTGATCATCGGGGCGGTGGCGCTGCTGGCGGTGATCGCGGCGGTCCTGCTGGCGGTGCGCCAGGCGAACCGCCTCGCCTCCCCGCTCACCGACCTGGCGGAGACGGCGGAGCGCCTAGGCTCGGGTGACCCCCGCCCCCGCCACAAGCGGTACGGCGTCCATGAGCTGGACCGCGTGGCGGACGTCCTCGATTCCTCCGCCGAGCGCATCGCCCGCATGCTCACCGCGGAACGCCGCCTGGCCGCGGACGCCTCCCACCAGCTCCGCACCCCGCTCACGGCACTCTCCATGCGCCTGGAGGAGATCACCCTCACCGACGACCCCGACACGGTGAAGGAAGAGGCGACGATCGCCCTGACCCAGGTGGAGCGCCTCACGGACGTGGTCGAACGCCTCCTCACCAACTCCCGGGACCCCCGCAACGGCTCCGCCGTCACGTTCGACCTCGACGAGGTCATCCAGCAGCAGCTGGCGGAGTGGCGCCCGGCGTACCGCAGCGCGGGCCGCGCCATCGTCAGCTCGGGCAAGCGCCACCTGGAGGCCGTCGGCACCCCGGGCGCGGTCGCCCAGGTCCTCGCCGCCCTGATCGAGAACTCCCTCATGCACGGCGGCGGCACGGTAGCCCTGCGCACCCGGGTCACCGGCAACCAAGCCGTCATCGAGGTCACGGACGAGGGCCCCGGCATCCCGGCCGACCTGGGCGCCCGCATCTTCGAGCGCGCCATCAGCGGCCGCAACTCCACCGGCATCGGCCTGGCGGTCGCCCGCGACCTCGCGGAAGCGGACGGCGGCCGCCTCGAAATGCTCCAGACCAAACCCCCGGTCCTGGCCCTGTTCCTCTCCCGCACACCCCCACCGAAGCCGAGCCAGGAGTCGGGGCAGACGGTCAGGTAG
- a CDS encoding 5-(carboxyamino)imidazole ribonucleotide synthase: protein MTFPVVGMVGGGQLARMTHESGIPLGIRFKLLSDTPQDSAAQVVGDVVIGDYRDLDTLREFARGCDVITFDHEHVPTEHLRALEADGIPVRPGPDALVHAQDKGVMRARLDAIGVPCPRHRIVTDPQDVAAFAAEGDGFPVVLKTVRGGYDGKGVWVVDSTEEAEDPFRAGVPVLAEEKVDYVRELAANVVRSPHGQAVAYPVVESQQVGGVCDTVIAPAPDLDETLALKAEELALTIAKELDVVGHLAVELFQTRDGRILVNELAMRPHNSGHWTQDGAITSQFANHVRAVLDLPLGDPRPRARWTVMVNVLGGDYPDMYSAYLHCMARDPQLKIHMYGKDVKPGRKVGHVNTYGDDLDDVLERARHAAGYLRGTITE, encoded by the coding sequence GTGACGTTCCCGGTAGTCGGCATGGTCGGCGGGGGCCAGCTCGCTCGTATGACACACGAGTCGGGCATCCCGTTGGGCATCAGGTTCAAGCTCCTCAGTGACACCCCTCAGGATTCCGCGGCGCAGGTCGTCGGCGATGTCGTCATAGGCGACTATCGCGACCTCGACACGCTCCGCGAGTTCGCGAGGGGCTGCGACGTGATCACTTTCGATCACGAACACGTACCCACCGAGCACCTCAGGGCTCTGGAGGCGGACGGCATCCCCGTCCGCCCGGGCCCCGACGCGCTTGTGCACGCCCAGGACAAGGGCGTGATGCGAGCGAGGCTCGACGCGATCGGTGTGCCGTGCCCACGGCACCGCATCGTGACCGATCCACAGGACGTGGCCGCCTTCGCGGCCGAGGGCGACGGCTTCCCGGTCGTCCTCAAGACCGTCCGTGGCGGTTACGACGGCAAGGGCGTCTGGGTCGTCGACTCGACCGAGGAGGCCGAGGACCCGTTCCGCGCGGGCGTCCCGGTCCTCGCCGAGGAGAAGGTCGACTACGTCCGCGAGCTCGCGGCGAACGTCGTCCGCTCCCCGCACGGCCAGGCGGTCGCCTACCCCGTGGTGGAGTCCCAGCAGGTGGGCGGCGTCTGCGACACGGTCATCGCGCCCGCCCCCGACCTCGACGAGACCCTCGCGCTCAAGGCCGAGGAACTCGCCCTGACGATCGCCAAGGAACTGGACGTCGTCGGCCACCTCGCCGTGGAGCTGTTCCAGACCCGCGACGGCCGCATCCTCGTCAACGAGCTGGCGATGCGCCCGCACAACTCGGGCCACTGGACCCAGGACGGCGCGATCACCTCCCAGTTCGCCAACCACGTCCGGGCCGTCCTCGACCTGCCCCTCGGCGACCCGCGCCCGCGCGCCAGGTGGACGGTCATGGTCAACGTCCTCGGCGGCGACTACCCGGACATGTACTCCGCGTACCTGCACTGCATGGCCCGCGACCCCCAGCTCAAGATCCATATGTACGGCAAGGACGTGAAGCCCGGCCGCAAGGTGGGCCACGTCAACACCTACGGCGACGACCTGGACGACGTCCTCGAGCGCGCACGTCACGCAGCCGGCTACCTGAGAGGCACGATCACCGAATGA
- a CDS encoding GtrA family protein, producing MGRGSSGLQSAPPPVPRSALRQRFDQLVREVARFGAVGGAGLLVNLLVFNLVRHVTDLQVVRASVIATVVAIIFNYLGFRYFTYRDRDKSRRTKELGLFLLFSVVGLVIENGVLYAATYGFGWDSPLQSNIFKFLGIGVATLFRFWSYRTWVFRALPAEEPVAGAESFLERRGPGEKPRVRQRVG from the coding sequence ATGGGACGTGGTTCCTCGGGGCTTCAATCGGCGCCTCCTCCGGTACCTCGCAGTGCCCTCCGGCAGCGCTTCGACCAGTTGGTGCGTGAGGTTGCCAGGTTCGGCGCGGTGGGTGGAGCGGGGCTCCTGGTCAATCTCCTCGTGTTCAACCTGGTACGGCATGTGACCGACCTCCAGGTGGTGCGGGCGAGTGTCATCGCGACCGTGGTCGCGATCATCTTCAACTACCTCGGGTTCCGGTACTTCACGTACCGGGATCGCGACAAGAGCCGCCGTACGAAGGAACTGGGGCTGTTCCTGCTGTTCAGCGTGGTCGGTCTGGTGATCGAGAACGGTGTGCTGTACGCGGCGACGTACGGCTTCGGGTGGGACAGCCCGTTGCAGAGCAACATCTTCAAGTTCCTCGGCATCGGGGTCGCGACGCTGTTCCGGTTCTGGTCGTATCGGACGTGGGTGTTCCGGGCGTTGCCTGCCGAGGAGCCCGTGGCCGGCGCGGAATCGTTCCTGGAGCGGCGGGGGCCGGGCGAGAAGCCGCGGGTGCGGCAGCGGGTGGGCTGA